The following coding sequences lie in one Arachis ipaensis cultivar K30076 chromosome B03, Araip1.1, whole genome shotgun sequence genomic window:
- the LOC107634833 gene encoding protein LIGHT-DEPENDENT SHORT HYPOCOTYLS 10-like translates to MSSSTEQPQPLSRYESQKRRDWNTFGQYLKNQSPPVSLSHCNYNHVLDFLRYLDQFGKTKVHLHACIFFGHPSPPAPCACPLRQAWGSLDALIGRLRAAYEEHGGSPDTNPFGGGPIRLYLREVKDCQSKARGIPYNKKKKKKQHHQLRLKATAPTIAKLPFKEFTS, encoded by the coding sequence ATGTCGTCCTCCACTGAACAGCCCCAGCCGCTGAGCCGCTACGAGTCTCAGAAGCGGCGAGACTGGAACACGTTCGGCCAATACCTGAAGAACCAGTCACCTCCTGTCTCACTCTCTCACTGCAACTACAACCACGTTCTCGACTTCCTCCGCTACCTCGACCAGTTCGGCAAAACCAAAGTTCACCTACACGCTTGCATCTTCTTCGGCCATCCCTCTCCTCCCGCTCCTTGCGCCTGCCCCCTCCGCCAGGCTTGGGGCAGCCTCGACGCCCTCATCGGACGCCTCCGCGCCGCCTACGAGGAGCACGGCGGATCCCCCGACACCAACCCCTTCGGAGGCGGACCCATCCGCCTCTACCTGCGTGAGGTCAAGGACTGCCAATCCAAGGCCAGAGGGATTCCttacaacaagaagaagaagaaaaagcagcaCCACCAACTTCGCCTTAAGGCCACCGCTCCTACTATTGCAAAACTACCTTTCAAGGAATTCACTTCTTGA